A genomic window from Quercus lobata isolate SW786 chromosome 10, ValleyOak3.0 Primary Assembly, whole genome shotgun sequence includes:
- the LOC115963744 gene encoding LAG1 longevity assurance homolog 3-like: MLSILCAHKLSWVTTTFAISSLRSLPPKLFNSLPKKKKKKKNTQMGVLNSTSSINWEQESYPMSKDLVLVPLFALFFLSLRLFLDRYVFENLARQLIFGKRHAVLDNSTHDKRKKVNKFKESAWKCVYFLSAELIALSVTYDEPWFANTKYFWVGPGDQVWPDQKIKLKLKGLYMYSAGFYLYSTIALVFWETRRSDFLVSMAHHVATVILITLSYIFKFARVGSVIIAVHEGSDVILEVAKMSKYSGFEGIASICFVIFVLSWTILRLIYYPFWIIRSTSYEVLLTLDMEKHKIDGTVYYYLFNTLLFCLLILHIYWWKLMVVMLVNQIHARGQISDDVRSDSESDTEHND, translated from the exons ATGCTCTCTATTTTATGTGCGCACAAACTCAGTTGGGTTACAACAACATTTGCCATCTCTAGTCTTCGATCTCTGCCACCAAAACTCTTCAAttcccttcccaaaaaaaaaaaaaaaaaaaaaaacactcaaatgGGTGTGTTGAATTCCACAAGTTCGATCAATTGGGAACAGGAATCATACCCAATGTCCAAAGACTTGGTTCTCGTTCCTCTCTTTGCTCTCTTCTTCCTTTCACTTCGACTTTTTCTTGACAGATACGTTTTTGAG AATTTAGCTAGACAATTGATATTTGGAAAGAGGCACGCTGTATTGGACAACTCAACACATGATAAGAGGAAGAAAGTCAATAAATTCAAAGAGTCAGCATGGAaatgtgtttattttctttctgcGGAGCTTATAGCCCTTTCTGTCACCTATGATGAGCCTTGGTTCGCAAATACCAAATACTTTTGGGTAGGACCTGGAGATCAGGTCTGGCCAGATCAGAAAATTAA ATTAAAATTGAAGGGATTGTACATGTATTCCGCCGGATTTTATTTGTACTCCACCATTGCTTTGGTCTTTTGGGAAACAAGACGTTCAGACTTTTTGGTATCCATGGCTCATCATGTAGCAACTGTTATATTAATCACATTGTCATACATATTTAA GTTTGCTCGCGTTGGTTCAGTTATTATAGCTGTCCATGAAGGAAGTGATGTGATTCTGGAAGTTGCAAAGATGTCAAAATATAGTGGCTTTGAGGGGATAGCAAGCATTTGTTTCGTTATTTTCGTTTTATCTTGGACTATACTCCGCCTTATCTACTACCCATTCTGGATAATTCGGAGCACTAG CTATGAAGTTCTTTTGACCTTGGACATGGAGAAGCACAAGATTGACGGAACtgtatattattatttgtttaatacTCTTCTGTTCTGCTTGCTCATTCTTCATATCTATTGGTGGAAGTTGATGGTTGTAATGCTGGTGAATCAAATTCATGCAAGAGGGCAGATCAGTGATGATGTTAGATCTG ATTCTGAAAGTGATACTGAACACAATGATTGA